DNA sequence from the Pseudoliparis swirei isolate HS2019 ecotype Mariana Trench chromosome 6, NWPU_hadal_v1, whole genome shotgun sequence genome:
tatatataaatgtacaaaatCTAAAACCAGATCTTCACCTTCAATGGGACACAACTACATTTctatgttaaatatatatgtataaatatatttatacatatatatgtatacagtatatacatatatatgtgtatatatttataaatatatgtatatatacatttctactgtatacatatgtatatatttatactgtgaCAACCCGGGGGACTTAGAGGTGAGATTCGGTATAAAATCAGGAGACTCAGAGACGTAgcgcaaaataaagtgtcttttaataaaacgtatAGGAGAAGGGGGGAATGGGCATCTAACGGCAACAAAGGATTCTTCCCGGTCGGGGTCTTTGGTCTTTGGTCTCACACCTGGTGTGAGACGGTTCCGATCTCCTGTATgggcagagcagaggagagaggtgagagggtccaGTTACCTCCGGTCTGTTGCGGCTCGTCTGTTGCGGTTCCAAcattccttcttctctcctgttcAGGCTGCTCTCCCCTGATGCCTTCCAGTGGAGGGTAGATGTAGTCTCTGTCTCacatcagctgatgggctgcaggtgtgaccactcccatgtgCCCATTGGCTGTagcacctgcactgggaagtaCGCCCCGTGGATCACTTCCTTCAACCTGAGCTTTGGGATCCACCTCCTGGGCCTTGTCTGCTCTGCTTTCCCCCCTGGTCTGccacaatacatatatacactaccgttcaaaagcttgggatcacccagacaatttcgtgtcttccatgaaaaatcacacttttatttatcaaatgaatataaaatatagtccagacattgacaaggttagaaataatgattaatatttgaagtattaattttgttctacaaacttcaagctcaaaggaaggccagttgtatagcttatatcaccagcataactgttttcagctgtgctaacataattgcacgggttttctaatcagacattagtcttctaaggcgattagcaaacacaatgtaccattagaacactggagtgatagttgatggaaatgggcctctctacacctatggagatatttcattagaaaccagacgtttccacctagaatagtcatttaccacattaataatgtagagagtgtatttctgattaatttaatgttatctttattgaaaaaacagtgcttttctttgaaaaataaagtaatttctaagtgatcccaaacttttgaacggtagtatacatatatatatatatatacatacattcaacGGGACACAGGAGACAACTACATttctatgtataaatatatatatatttatacatatatatgtataaatacatatatatatatacatatatatgtatatatatttatatctatatctttatacatatatttatatgtttaaatatatatatacagtacatatatatatttacatatatatatatatattatgaacccaaacacgttTGTAGGATTtacacaacaagtataaagcagaaatagtggttatttattccatgtTGGACGGAGTTACTGTAAgtcacggagataagccccgccccctctaaggcacgaatgaagcttttggtgtgaatgcagcattaCTCATCTTTAAATTTCAAAAAAGAAATCACTTCCTACACATTGAGGTTCAAGATCATAACGTGAATCTGACCTCTGGTGGCATCGGGGTCACCAAAGCATCTTTAAGATGAGTTGTGATAGTTTCAAATAAGACAATCGTGTTCAGGATACACAGAGTTCAGGAAGTAAAACACAAAATGAcactaaaaaaatgtatttatgaaaATATAAAGAATACAAATGTCTGGAAAAGAACACTGTATATTTAAGAGATTTAGACATGTCTTTCTACAAATATCTAAAATAACTATACCTCATTTATACAAGTCATATAAACAATGCTGTACAGACGCGTGGCACAGAGGGCGGAGTCAATAAAGCTATGTACAGAGCACATTTCAAGCACTTGTGGTTTTCGATTGGCCAGTTTTTGCCGAGTCATCCTTTTTTGTTAGAGGCGACTgcctttttttgttaaaaatccAGATGCCTGAATATTATGACACGGTGATTTCTTCGCCGTCTGACTCGGAGAGCTCCGACTGTTTGCCGGACCCTGAAGGCGAGGAGAGATGGTGGCGATgatggcggcggtggtggtgaAGACGTGCCTCGTGGCCGTCCAGCCCGTGGCACTGGGCGCCGCCCACGTCCGTGAGGTCCGGGTGGGGGTTGGTTTTGGTGGGGAGGGTCTGCTGGCGACAGCCGCCCGTCGACAGCAGCTCCCTCTCTTTGGAGTTCCTCCACTTCATCCTGCGGTTCTGAAACCAGATCTTCACCTTCAACGGGACACAGGAGacaagtgtgtgagtgtcggGGACAGACGCGTTGGCCTAAGACACATCGTGTGAGAGCAGAGTTCTGAAACACACGGGTCCAACGGGTCTCCAGCGCTCTACCTGGGAATCTTTGAGTCCCAGTTTACTGGCGAGCTTCTTCCTGTCTGGTTTGCTGATGTATTTCTGCCTCTGGAAAGTTCTCTCCAGGGCCTTCCTCTGGAGGTCCGAGAACACGGCCCGCCGCAGCATGCCCCTCCGGGGTTTCCCTCTGGGGGCCAGGGGCCACGAAAACGTCCCTGGGACGGGAACCACGGAGGCCGAAGCTGGAGGGACAAGAGAGGGTCAAAGGCCGTCCCTCAAACGCCGCCTTGTAGTTTCCTGCTACTGGGAACAATGAAATGGATCAAATTCTACAGAGAACATCAGTGTGTGAGCGGGCGa
Encoded proteins:
- the dbx1b gene encoding homeobox protein DBX1-B; the encoded protein is MMFPCSALPPPLYPGLLRPAPALSLPLHRSFHSGFLVEDLLRLSQPVSYIHRTFSSRGPGDILPLSVGPGGPPRAPGAGTERCVLHSSGSAQPASPDSGYLKFGVSAILAPPTRSVQSLQTKSFPLPFFDGGLHPFIRASYFTASASVVPVPGTFSWPLAPRGKPRRGMLRRAVFSDLQRKALERTFQRQKYISKPDRKKLASKLGLKDSQVKIWFQNRRMKWRNSKERELLSTGGCRQQTLPTKTNPHPDLTDVGGAQCHGLDGHEARLHHHRRHHRHHLSSPSGSGKQSELSESDGEEITVS